A region of the Terriglobia bacterium genome:
TAGGGCTGCCGGAACCAAACAGGCGCGGCGTCGAGATCCAGCGCGGACAGGCTGCAGGCAGCTATGCGGCCAAATGGGGTTTGGAAGATGAGATCACCAAATCTCACATAAAGAGAGGAAGAGAGGGAAGGCTCACTCCCTGGGATCTCCTTCGCCGTTACCGTAACACCGGGGATGTCCGCTGGGCTCAGCTATGGGTGGAATTCGCAAGCGTGTTCAAAGGCCGACATCAGCTTCAGTGGTCCAGAAACGGTCTTCGGAAGCGTCTGGGACTCGGTCGAGAGAAGACTGATGCAGAGCTTGCTCAAGAGGAAATAAGCAAAGCTGTGCGCCTGGGGACCATCCGCGATGAAGTCTGGTGGATGGTGGTAAGAGCGGGGGCGAGAGGCGAATTGCTGGAAGTCGCCAGGCGGCACGGCTGGCAGGGAGTAGAGGTTTTTTTAAACCAACTCACCGAGGGTAGAAGCGAGTGAAAAGCCATATGAAAACGAGACGCTTTGAAAATACTCCGCGGGGGCGTTGTGCGGAGGAGATGTTTAGGAGCCTCGTGCCCTTCGCTGATCCTTCTCAGTACGACCACCTAGCGTCTGAGATCCAGCAGAAATTGACTATGGCCCGTTTTAAGGCCTGGGATGCTTTCCGAGATCGGCACGGGCTGGCGGATAGGGACTTGCTTCCTCTCGCTGAGGATTGCGCTCGAATTTCGGGTGAGGACATCGTGTGCTCCGGAAATTTCATTGCATATTGACCCAGGACGGGCGATCGCCGACGGGGCCTTATCGGAGTATGTCCAGAAACCCGACTCTTTGGGATCGAGGGAACAGGAATGACAGAACGGTTTTTGACGGTTCCAGATATAGCCGATTGCCTCCAGGTGAAGCCTGCCACTATCTACGGCTGGATCTTCGGGCGTGTGCTGCCCCACGTGAAAGTCGGCAAATTTGTTCGCGTCGATCCAGGCGACTTCGAGGAGTTTTTGCGATTGCATCGGCGCGGAGACTTCGGTAGCATCCCGGCAGGCCGAACCCAGACTCGCCCGGAGAGGGGGTGAGACTGGCGATGGGCATCTTCCTGAAGCGTGGAAAGTATTTCATTGATTTCTACGTGGACGGGAAACGGGTTCGGGAGTGTGTGGGCCGCGTCTGCAGACGCGATGCCGAGAATGCACTGAAGGCCCGGCAGGGTGATGTCGTTCGGGGGCGCTATCAACTGAAGCGCCAGGTTTCCTGCCCTTCCTTTGAGGCGTTCGCGGCTGAGTTTCTGCAGTATTCGCAGGCTCACAAATCGTCGCGGTCTGCTGCGGCTGATGCGACCAGGTTGTTACACCTGGTGCCGTTCTTTAGACGGTACCGGTTGGACCAGATCCAGCCCTTCCACGTGGAGAAATACATCCACGAAAGGCGGCAGTCGGTCACTTACCGGCACGGGCCGGTCGCAAACGCCACAATCAACCGCGAGCTGGCGGTGCTCAAACACATGTTCAACAAGGCTATCGATTGGAGAAATGCGGAAGCGAATCCAGT
Encoded here:
- a CDS encoding helix-turn-helix domain-containing protein, whose protein sequence is MTERFLTVPDIADCLQVKPATIYGWIFGRVLPHVKVGKFVRVDPGDFEEFLRLHRRGDFGSIPAGRTQTRPERG